A section of the Oryza sativa Japonica Group chromosome 1, ASM3414082v1 genome encodes:
- the LOC136351109 gene encoding peroxidase 1-like: MAGQRVVAAVAVALGVCLLQLPAASRGQLQVGFYNTSCPNAETLVRQAVTNAFANDSGIAAGLIRLHFHDCFVRGCDASVLLTSPNNTAERDAAPNNPSLRGFQVIDAAKAAVEQSCARTVSCADIVAFAARDSVNLTGGVSYQVPSGRRDGNVSVAQDAIDNLPQPTFTAAQLVASFANKSLTAEEMVVLSGAHTVGRSFCSSFLARIWNNTTPIVDTGLSPGYAALLRALCPSNASATATTAIDVSTPATLDNNYYKLLPLNLGLFFSDNQLRVNATLGASVSSFAANETLWKEKFVAAMVKMGSIEVLTGSQGEVRLNCSVVNNRSSSSAAGMETSYHYYSGSTMSVDEVASS, encoded by the exons ATGGCCGGTCAGCGTGTGGTGGCCGCGGTGGCCGTCGCTCTGGGCGTGTGCCTGCTGcagctgccggcggcgagccgcggCCAGCTGCAGGTGGGGTTCTACAACACCAGCTGCCCCAATGCCGAGACGCTGGTCCGGCAGGCCGTCACCAACGCCTTCGCCAACGACTCCGGCATCGCCGCCGGCCTCATCCGCCTCCAtttccacgactgcttcgtcagA GGTTGCGACGCGTCGGTGCTGCTGACGTCGCCCAACAACACGGcggagcgcgacgcggcgccgAACAACCCCAGCCTCCGTGGCTTCCAGGTGATCGACGCCGCCAAGgccgccgtcgagcagagcTGCGCGCGCACGGTGTCCTGCGCCGACATCGTCGCGTTCGCCGCCCGCGACAGCGTCAACCTCACCGGCGGCGTCTCCTACCAggtcccctccggccgccgcgacggcaACGTCTCCGTCGCCCAGGACGCCATCGACAACCTCCCCCAGCCCACCTTCACCGCCGCCCAGCTCGTCGCCAGCTTCGCCAACAAGTCGCTCACCGCCGAGGAGATGGTCGTCCTCTCCGGCGCCCACACCGTCGGCCGCTCCTTCTGCTCCTCCTTCCTCGCCCGCATCTGGAACAACACCACCCCCATC GTGGACACGGGGCTGAGCCCGGGGTACGCGGCGCTGCTGAGGGCGCTGTGCCCGTCGaacgcgtcggcgacggcgacgacggcgatcgaCGTGAGCACGCCGGCGACGCTGGACAACAACTACTACAAGCTGCTGCCGCTCAACCTGGGGCTCTTCTTCTCCGACAACCAGCTGCGGGTGAACGCGACGCTGGGCGCGTCGGTGAGCAGCTTCGCGGCGAACGAGACGCTGTGGAAGGAGAAGTTCGTCGCCGCCATGGTCAAGATGGGGAGCATCGAGGTGCTCACCGGCAGCCAGGGCGAGGTCAGGCTCAACTGCAGCGTCGTCAACAACCGgtcatcctcctccgccgccgggatGGAGACGTCGTACCACTACTACTCCGGATCCACCATGTCCGTCGACGAGGTCGCGTCGAGCTGA